The window GCCAAAGGTGATGCCCAGCAGCGGCGCCCCCCACAACCCCGCCGGCGGCTTCGACTGGATTTTCGCGTCACGCTGGAGCCAGCCGAAGCCGCCCATGAACACCACACCCATGATGATCACCAGGACACCCAGCACCTGGGTGATCCAGGCGTTCTGCGAGCCGGTGATCAGCGTCCCCAACTGCCCGAAGGCACCGCCGAGTAATACGAAGATGACCGAGAACCCGAGGACAAAGAGCCCGATCCCGGCCAGCATGCGGCCGCGCTTCTGCTTCTGGAGGTCCACGCCGGTCAGTCCCGTGACGTAGCCGAGGTACCCCGGGACGAGGGGAAGTACGCACGGGGACAGGAAGGAAACGAAGCCGGCAAGCAGCGCCACGGGGATGGCAAGCAGCAGCGATCCACTCAAGATGGCTTCGGCGAAGGGGCTGTTCACGGCGGCGCCTGTCCGCTACTCGGCCACGGCGGCGGCGATGAGGGACTTGAGGGTGCCCTTCTGGATCTCGCCCAGCACACGGGACGCGACCCGGCCCTGTTTGTCGAGCACCAGTGTGGTGGGCACGGCTCCCGGCGGAACCAGACCGGAGACGGCCAACAGGACGGCCCCGTCCTTGTCGTTGAAGCTCGGATACGTCAGGTTGAACGTCTGGTCGAACGCCTCCGCCGTTGCTTTCTCGTCGCGGAGGTTGACCCCGAAGAACTGCACACCCTGGCTTTTGAACTCCTGGTGCAGCTCCTCCAGCGAGGGCGCCTCCACCCGGCACGGCGCGCAGGCCGCAAACCAGAAGTTGAGCACTGTCACTTTGCCCTGGAACGCCTCAGCCGTCACCGCGGAGCCGTCAAAGAGGGTCCCCTGGATGGCGATGGGGCTCTTGCGGTCCGCGAGGGCGAATTCCGTCACCGAACCGTCGCCGGCGACGTAGTTCTTGTTGTCGCCCGCTCTGGCCTGCTGGGCCAGCGCATCCTCCTGCGCGCAGCCGGAGAGCCCCAGCACGACGGCGAGCGCGGCACCGCCCGCCGTCAGGACACTGCGGCGGGACACGGGTGACGAGGCGCGGTTGCGGCTCATCCTCAGGCCCCGGGGGTGCTGGAGGCACGGGGAAGGAGGGAGGCCGCGGGTTCGCTGTATTCGACGCGCGTGAGGCGGCCGGCGTCGTCGAACACCAGGGAGGTGACCGAGGTAAGGGTGCATTCGCGTTTGCGCGGATCGTGCCACAGCGGCTTGCCCTCGGCGCTGAGCCGGGTGGCCCAGATGGGCAGCTGGTGGCTGACGAGGATCGCCTCGGCGCCGTCACCGCCGAGTTCGACGGCGCGCAGCCTGGCATCCTGCACCGCAGCGATAACCCGGGCGGCCTGGTCTTTGTAGGCCTCGCCCCAGGAGGGCCGAAACGGGTTGCGCAGCATGGGCCAGTGCTTGGGCCGGAGGAGTTCAGCCTTGTCGACGTGGAGGCCCTCGAAGTAGTTCGCGGCTTCGATGATCCGGTCCTCGGTGGCGATCTCAAGGTGCAGGGCGGCGGCAATGGGCTGGGCCGTCTCCTGCGCTCGGGTAAGCGGGGAGGCTGCGAGGTGGACGATCTTCGCTCCCTGCGCGGACCTCGCACTGAAGTGTTCCGCCAGCATCCGGGCCATCTCCTGGCCGAGCTCGGAGAGGTGGAATTCGGGCAGCCTGCCGTACAGGACGCCGTCGGGATTGTGGACCTCGCCGTGGCGGAGCAAATGGACAGTGGCTTGGGGCATGTGTACCAGTTTCTCAAAGGGCAGGGGTAATGACGAAATCTTCTACAACAAGTAGAACTCAGGAGTTTTACGAAATGTTCCCTGCGCTTGGAATAAAAGATGCAAATGCATGTTTATACTGGGTGCAGCAGTTAGTTGAGACTTCAACAAATGAAGCACCGACTGACGATCAGACCACCTGAACTGCCCACCCGACTCAAGGAGAACCACCATGGCACTTCCCGCCAACGTCACCA is drawn from Micrococcaceae bacterium Sec5.8 and contains these coding sequences:
- a CDS encoding cytochrome c biogenesis protein CcdA gives rise to the protein MNSPFAEAILSGSLLLAIPVALLAGFVSFLSPCVLPLVPGYLGYVTGLTGVDLQKQKRGRMLAGIGLFVLGFSVIFVLLGGAFGQLGTLITGSQNAWITQVLGVLVIIMGVVFMGGFGWLQRDAKIQSKPPAGLWGAPLLGITFGLGWAPCIGPTYSAVQLLSLSGGSSAAKGAFLAFVYSLGLGIPFLLIALAVRRGIGVMSFFRKHRLAIQRIGGGILVGLGLLMASGVWGTWVSELQYWFQTDVKLPI
- a CDS encoding TlpA disulfide reductase family protein, whose translation is MSRNRASSPVSRRSVLTAGGAALAVVLGLSGCAQEDALAQQARAGDNKNYVAGDGSVTEFALADRKSPIAIQGTLFDGSAVTAEAFQGKVTVLNFWFAACAPCRVEAPSLEELHQEFKSQGVQFFGVNLRDEKATAEAFDQTFNLTYPSFNDKDGAVLLAVSGLVPPGAVPTTLVLDKQGRVASRVLGEIQKGTLKSLIAAAVAE
- a CDS encoding histidine phosphatase family protein produces the protein MPQATVHLLRHGEVHNPDGVLYGRLPEFHLSELGQEMARMLAEHFSARSAQGAKIVHLAASPLTRAQETAQPIAAALHLEIATEDRIIEAANYFEGLHVDKAELLRPKHWPMLRNPFRPSWGEAYKDQAARVIAAVQDARLRAVELGGDGAEAILVSHQLPIWATRLSAEGKPLWHDPRKRECTLTSVTSLVFDDAGRLTRVEYSEPAASLLPRASSTPGA